The Pseudomonas eucalypticola genome has a window encoding:
- a CDS encoding YggL family protein: MATNRSRRLRKKLCVDEFQELGFELNLDFKENLDDQAIDAFLDAFLAEAMDANGLDYVGTDDVGLVCTVERGSVTEEQRAAVEAWLKGRDELTKIEVSPLLDAWYPEKPINPVA, encoded by the coding sequence ATGGCCACTAACCGTTCCCGCCGTCTGCGCAAAAAACTCTGCGTGGATGAATTCCAGGAGCTGGGTTTCGAACTGAACCTGGACTTCAAGGAAAACCTGGACGACCAGGCAATCGACGCATTCCTCGACGCGTTCCTGGCTGAAGCCATGGACGCCAATGGCCTGGACTACGTCGGCACCGACGACGTCGGCCTGGTGTGCACCGTCGAGCGTGGCTCGGTCACCGAAGAGCAGCGCGCAGCCGTCGAAGCCTGGCTCAAGGGCCGCGACGAACTGACCAAGATCGAAGTCAGCCCGCTGCTGGACGCCTGGTACCCGGAAAAGCCGATCAACCCGGTCGCCTGA
- a CDS encoding HD domain-containing phosphohydrolase, with product MPRLTERRFPLHVHISAMFTLLLLLTGTVLGLFNYRQTSQIILSSSQSLFSRIDQDVRLDIDHTYQPIRHLLSLLALNDAAQATTLEQRLALLEPMAQSLADNPNLASLYTGYGNGDFFMVRPLRTDDLRQRFGAPAAAAYQVWSIEHDATGARHAQSLMLDRTLNLIGHQDLPDDQYDPRTRAWFSQALTDRGQVTTDPYVFFSSHAVGTTLAVRVSDHVVLGADLTLEDLSATLAKHRVTPHTQIALFDHNDNAVAYPDSQRLVSRDGSVELTKVADLAPALAALLARGDAEGNRLHADGRDWVVSRSTIDQGGPDGLQLALLVPEDELLADAYRLRWQGALVTLTILLLCLPVGWLTSRLLVKPLYALVKEADAIRSFNFKRPASQRSPVLEVDQLTESMQRMKQTLASFFEITASLSAETRFEPLLKRVLQETVSLSDAQAGIIYLYDSDTGQVKPSGLIINDKLRNVTRYGLTSHTLNGSDTPAWLGTLDGQQNSVVTSIGFDQARELKQIMLKLDSPRLDLIGVRLHNRRGETIGVLVLLHRDTGSRSDLVKFSPDRIAFILAVSGVAAASIEGQRLQVRQQQLLDAFIQIIAGAIDAKSPYTGGHCQRVPVLTKLLARAAADSQAAPFADYQPTDEEWEALHIAAWLHDCGKVTTPEYVVDKATKLETLYDRIHEVRTRFEVLKRDAWIDYWQHLAEGGDAAALADARDAQLQALDDDFAFVARCNLGGEFMDPDSQQRLARIAERTWLRTLDDRLGVSWEENRRQERRPAAELPVREPLLADRPEHLFERPDYERMPDDNPWGFNMNVPQHKFNRGELYNLSIGRGTLTAEERYIINHHMVQTILMLSRLPFPSHLQNVAEMAGGHHEKMDGTGYPRGLNREQMSLPARMMAIADIFEALTAADRPYKKGKTLSEALGIMAFMCRDAHIDAELFELFLRSGVYLEYAQQYLPAPQLDEVDIEQVLVKAGVTVQPA from the coding sequence ATGCCCAGGCTCACAGAACGCCGCTTTCCCCTGCATGTGCATATCAGCGCCATGTTCACGCTGTTGTTATTGCTCACCGGCACCGTGCTGGGCCTGTTCAATTACCGACAGACGTCGCAGATCATCCTGTCCAGCAGCCAGAGCCTGTTTTCACGCATAGACCAGGATGTACGCCTGGACATCGACCACACCTACCAGCCCATCCGCCACCTGCTCAGCCTGCTGGCGCTCAACGATGCCGCCCAGGCCACCACCCTTGAGCAACGCCTGGCACTGCTGGAGCCCATGGCCCAGTCGCTGGCCGACAACCCCAACCTGGCATCGCTGTACACTGGCTACGGCAATGGTGACTTCTTCATGGTGCGGCCGTTGCGCACCGATGACCTCAGGCAGCGCTTCGGCGCCCCCGCGGCCGCGGCGTATCAGGTGTGGAGCATCGAACACGACGCCACCGGCGCGCGCCACGCCCAGTCGCTGATGCTGGACCGCACCCTGAACCTCATCGGCCATCAAGACCTGCCCGACGACCAGTACGACCCGCGTACCCGCGCCTGGTTCAGCCAGGCGCTCACCGACCGCGGGCAAGTGACCACCGACCCTTACGTATTCTTTTCCAGCCATGCGGTCGGCACCACCCTGGCGGTGCGGGTCAGCGACCATGTGGTACTGGGCGCCGACCTGACCCTGGAAGACCTCAGCGCCACCCTGGCCAAGCACCGGGTCACGCCCCACACCCAGATCGCCCTGTTCGACCACAACGACAACGCTGTGGCCTACCCCGACAGCCAACGCCTGGTCAGCCGGGACGGCAGCGTGGAGCTGACCAAAGTCGCCGACCTGGCGCCAGCATTGGCTGCCCTGCTGGCGCGGGGCGACGCCGAAGGCAACCGCCTGCACGCCGACGGCCGAGACTGGGTGGTGTCACGCAGCACCATCGACCAGGGCGGCCCGGACGGCCTGCAACTGGCCCTGCTGGTGCCCGAGGACGAGTTGCTGGCCGACGCCTATCGGCTGCGTTGGCAAGGGGCGCTGGTGACCCTGACGATTTTGCTGCTGTGCCTGCCGGTGGGCTGGCTGACCTCGCGCCTGCTGGTCAAGCCGCTGTATGCGCTGGTCAAGGAAGCAGATGCCATCCGCAGCTTCAACTTCAAGCGCCCCGCCAGCCAGCGCTCGCCCGTGCTGGAAGTGGACCAACTGACCGAGTCCATGCAGCGCATGAAACAGACGCTGGCAAGCTTCTTCGAGATTACCGCCAGCCTGTCGGCCGAAACCCGCTTCGAACCGCTGCTCAAGCGCGTGCTCCAGGAAACCGTGAGCCTGAGCGACGCCCAGGCCGGCATCATTTACCTGTACGACAGCGACACCGGCCAGGTAAAGCCCAGCGGCCTGATCATCAACGACAAACTGCGCAACGTGACCCGCTACGGCCTGACCAGCCACACCCTGAACGGTAGCGACACCCCGGCCTGGCTGGGCACGCTGGACGGCCAGCAGAACAGCGTGGTCACCTCGATCGGCTTTGACCAGGCCCGCGAACTCAAGCAGATCATGCTCAAGCTCGACAGCCCACGCCTGGACCTGATCGGCGTACGCCTGCACAACCGCCGTGGCGAAACCATCGGGGTACTGGTGCTGCTGCACCGCGACACCGGCAGCCGCAGCGATCTGGTCAAGTTCAGCCCTGACCGTATCGCCTTCATCCTGGCGGTGTCGGGCGTGGCCGCCGCCAGCATCGAAGGCCAGCGCCTGCAAGTGCGCCAGCAACAGTTGCTGGACGCCTTCATCCAGATCATCGCCGGCGCCATTGACGCCAAGAGCCCTTACACCGGTGGGCACTGCCAGCGCGTACCGGTGCTGACCAAGCTGCTCGCTCGGGCCGCCGCCGACAGCCAGGCCGCGCCGTTCGCCGACTACCAACCCACTGACGAAGAGTGGGAGGCCCTGCACATCGCCGCCTGGCTGCATGACTGCGGCAAGGTCACCACCCCCGAATACGTGGTGGACAAGGCCACCAAGCTTGAGACCCTCTACGATCGTATCCACGAGGTTCGCACGCGCTTTGAAGTCCTCAAGCGCGACGCCTGGATCGACTACTGGCAGCACCTGGCCGAAGGCGGCGACGCGGCGGCCCTGGCCGACGCCCGCGACGCGCAGTTGCAGGCCCTGGACGACGACTTTGCCTTCGTCGCCCGCTGCAACCTGGGCGGCGAATTCATGGACCCCGACAGCCAGCAGCGCCTGGCACGCATCGCCGAGCGGACCTGGCTGCGCACCCTGGACGACCGCCTGGGGGTGTCCTGGGAAGAGAACCGCCGCCAGGAGCGCCGCCCGGCGGCGGAACTGCCGGTGCGCGAACCGCTGCTGGCGGACCGCCCCGAGCACCTGTTCGAACGCCCGGACTACGAGCGCATGCCGGACGACAACCCCTGGGGCTTCAACATGAACGTGCCCCAGCACAAATTCAACCGTGGCGAACTGTACAACCTGAGCATCGGCCGGGGCACCCTGACGGCCGAAGAGCGCTACATCATCAACCACCACATGGTGCAGACCATCCTGATGCTCAGCCGCCTACCCTTCCCCAGCCATCTGCAGAACGTCGCGGAAATGGCTGGCGGGCACCACGAGAAAATGGACGGCACCGGCTACCCCCGGGGCCTCAACCGCGAGCAGATGAGCCTGCCGGCGCGAATGATGGCCATCGCCGATATTTTCGAAGCGCTGACCGCCGCCGATCGGCCGTACAAGAAAGGCAAGACCCTCAGCGAGGCGCTGGGGATCATGGCCTTCATGTGCCGCGACGCGCACATCGATGCCGAGCTGTTCGAGCTGTTCCTGCGCAGCGGGGTGTACCTGGAATACGCCCAGCAGTATTTGCCGGCGCCGCAGCTGGATGAGGTGGACATCGAGCAGGTGCTGGTCAAGGCGGGGGTGACCGTACAGCCCGCGTGA